From a region of the Fischerella sp. JS2 genome:
- a CDS encoding BamA/TamA family outer membrane protein, translated as MRLSPVLMTMVAIATPLSGSLHASAQTANNSKKTADVVVPTTTQDQEVVAELPTPDPTQEVTIPTSNIPNTTQTVQDTTSTASPEQEVFEVFSTKKTTQELTKLTNNQSKNIQKSPKTKPTTLRTQTTNQQVSVSTPGASALKTTPQTITSVSTTPKTAQNSPTIVPQNTQPPNNQKPPSQNQPPTNQQPSNNQQPLINQPPTNQQPDSEQQPPTNQQQPTTEAEPRVLVSEVVIRTETGQPLPAEQENQVYGVIRTQPGRTTTRSQLQEDINSVFATGFFSNVQAVPEDTPLGVRVTFLVQLNPTLSQVRINANPGTNVPSVLPPNTVNKIFSNQYGRILNLRELQEGIKQLLKVYQDQGYVLAQVVGSPQVSPDGVVTLTVAEGVVEDISVQYRNKEGQETDKNGKPIRGRTQPYIVTREIQLKPGQVFNRNVIQRDLQRVYGLGLFEDVNVSLNPGTNPSQVDVQVNVVERNSGSIAAGAGISSASGLFGTISYQEQNLNGRNQKLGAELEVGQRELLFDVRFTDPWIAGDPYRTSYTANLFRSRSISLIFEGQDDNIETFEPGKNDGDTPRILRLGGGINFSRPLSKNPYERAEWTASAGIRYQRVSTRDSDGDIREEGTIYKNDQPTKIIELTESGTGQDDLLTLQLAAVRDKRDNALQPTKGSFFRLGLEQSVPVGLGNIFMSKVRGSYSYYLPVRFTNFTKGAQTIAFNVQGGTILGDVPPYEAFTLGGSNSVRGYEEGALASSSSFLQATVEYRFPVFSVVSGALFFDAATDLGTETEAGDLLDKSGSGYGYGLGVRVQSPLGPIRIDYGFNDQGDSRINFGIGERF; from the coding sequence ATGCGCTTGTCTCCAGTTTTGATGACAATGGTGGCGATCGCCACACCTCTAAGCGGTTCGCTTCATGCTAGCGCGCAAACCGCTAACAATTCCAAAAAAACAGCAGATGTTGTTGTACCGACAACAACTCAAGACCAAGAAGTTGTCGCGGAATTGCCAACTCCTGATCCAACACAAGAGGTAACAATTCCAACTTCTAATATTCCAAATACTACACAAACTGTTCAAGATACAACATCAACAGCAAGTCCAGAACAAGAAGTTTTTGAGGTATTTTCCACAAAAAAGACGACACAAGAGTTAACAAAATTAACTAATAATCAGTCAAAAAATATACAAAAATCTCCAAAAACAAAGCCAACAACACTTAGGACACAAACAACCAACCAACAAGTCTCTGTTAGCACTCCTGGTGCGTCAGCACTAAAAACAACACCACAGACCATAACATCAGTATCAACAACCCCAAAAACTGCCCAGAATTCTCCCACGATTGTTCCTCAGAACACTCAACCTCCCAATAATCAAAAACCACCTTCTCAGAATCAACCACCAACAAACCAACAACCAAGCAACAACCAACAACCATTAATCAATCAACCACCAACAAACCAACAACCAGATAGTGAACAACAACCACCAACCAACCAACAACAACCAACAACAGAAGCAGAACCTCGCGTATTAGTATCAGAGGTTGTGATTAGGACGGAGACTGGACAACCACTACCAGCAGAACAAGAAAACCAAGTGTACGGGGTAATTCGGACTCAACCAGGACGGACGACAACGCGATCGCAACTGCAAGAAGATATTAATTCCGTCTTTGCTACTGGCTTTTTCTCAAATGTGCAAGCAGTACCAGAAGATACACCATTAGGGGTACGAGTCACATTTTTAGTTCAGTTAAATCCCACCCTCAGTCAAGTAAGAATTAATGCTAACCCTGGTACGAATGTACCTTCTGTACTGCCTCCAAATACTGTCAATAAAATCTTTAGCAACCAGTATGGAAGAATCTTGAACTTACGTGAGTTACAAGAAGGTATTAAACAGTTACTCAAGGTATATCAAGACCAAGGCTACGTATTAGCACAAGTAGTTGGATCACCACAGGTATCTCCTGATGGAGTTGTCACCCTCACTGTGGCAGAAGGGGTCGTAGAAGATATTAGTGTCCAATATCGTAATAAAGAAGGTCAAGAAACAGACAAAAACGGAAAACCGATTAGGGGACGGACGCAGCCGTATATTGTTACACGGGAAATCCAATTAAAGCCCGGACAAGTATTCAACCGCAACGTCATACAAAGAGATTTACAACGAGTCTACGGTCTAGGACTGTTTGAAGATGTAAACGTTTCCCTCAACCCTGGTACTAACCCCAGCCAAGTGGATGTCCAAGTTAATGTAGTTGAACGCAACAGTGGTTCCATCGCCGCTGGTGCAGGTATTAGTTCTGCTAGTGGATTGTTTGGTACTATCAGCTATCAAGAGCAAAACCTGAACGGCAGAAACCAAAAATTAGGGGCCGAGTTAGAAGTTGGTCAACGGGAATTGCTGTTTGATGTCCGCTTTACAGATCCTTGGATAGCTGGAGACCCATACCGAACTTCTTATACAGCAAATCTTTTCCGTAGTCGATCAATTTCCTTGATTTTTGAAGGGCAAGACGATAACATCGAAACCTTTGAACCAGGTAAGAACGATGGTGATACCCCTCGGATTTTACGTTTAGGTGGCGGTATCAACTTTAGCCGTCCTTTGTCTAAAAATCCCTATGAGCGTGCAGAATGGACAGCTTCAGCTGGTATAAGATATCAACGAGTTTCCACTCGTGATTCTGACGGTGATATCAGAGAGGAAGGAACAATATATAAAAATGACCAGCCGACAAAAATTATTGAACTGACCGAATCTGGGACTGGTCAAGATGACTTACTGACATTGCAATTAGCAGCAGTGCGTGATAAACGTGACAATGCTTTACAACCAACAAAAGGTTCCTTCTTCCGCTTAGGTTTGGAACAGTCCGTACCAGTAGGGCTAGGTAATATCTTTATGAGTAAAGTACGGGGAAGCTATAGCTACTATCTTCCCGTAAGATTTACTAACTTTACCAAAGGGGCACAAACTATTGCTTTTAACGTGCAAGGAGGAACCATACTTGGTGATGTACCTCCCTACGAAGCTTTTACTCTCGGTGGAAGTAACTCCGTTCGAGGCTATGAAGAAGGTGCATTAGCTAGTAGTAGTAGTTTCTTGCAAGCTACAGTAGAGTATCGCTTCCCTGTTTTCTCTGTAGTTAGCGGCGCACTATTTTTTGATGCTGCTACGGACTTGGGGACAGAAACAGAGGCTGGAGATTTACTCGATAAAAGCGGTAGTGGCTATGGCTACGGTCTTGGTGTGCGTGTACAGTCCCCGCTTGGCCCCATCCGCATTGACTACGGCTTCAACGATCAAGGAGATAGCCGCATCAATTTTGGTATTGGGGAAAGATTCTAA
- the lpxC gene encoding UDP-3-O-acyl-N-acetylglucosamine deacetylase, producing MQQQTLASEITLTGVGLHSGVTTQVRIQPAGVDSGRYFVRIDLPNTPIIPAQVPAVTQTVLSTQLGKDEESVRTVEHLLAALAGMGVDNARIEIDGPEVPLLDGSAKIWAESITQVGLVSQTPTTKSQALLINEPIWVRQDDAFVCAFPAPSTRFTYGIDFELPAIGNQWHSWSPTSEPGKSNASFITEIAPARTFGLVHQIEYLQKSGLIKGGSLENALVCGPDGWLNPPLRFANEPVRHKILDLVGDLSLLGLFPHAHFLAYKASHNLHVQLAQKIWELR from the coding sequence ATGCAGCAACAAACCCTCGCATCTGAAATTACTCTTACTGGAGTGGGACTGCATAGCGGTGTAACGACCCAAGTACGGATACAACCAGCCGGGGTAGACAGCGGACGTTACTTTGTACGGATAGATTTGCCCAATACTCCAATTATTCCAGCCCAAGTGCCTGCCGTTACTCAGACAGTTCTGTCAACCCAGCTAGGTAAAGATGAGGAAAGTGTTCGGACTGTAGAGCATTTATTGGCTGCATTGGCGGGTATGGGTGTAGATAACGCCCGTATTGAAATTGATGGTCCAGAGGTACCACTGTTAGATGGTTCAGCAAAGATATGGGCAGAAAGTATTACCCAAGTGGGGTTAGTATCGCAAACCCCAACTACAAAATCTCAGGCTTTGTTGATCAACGAGCCTATATGGGTGCGTCAGGACGATGCATTCGTTTGCGCTTTCCCTGCACCAAGTACTCGCTTTACTTACGGTATTGATTTTGAACTACCTGCTATTGGTAATCAATGGCACAGTTGGTCTCCAACTTCTGAACCAGGAAAGTCTAATGCTAGCTTCATCACAGAAATTGCCCCTGCCCGTACCTTCGGTTTAGTACATCAAATTGAATACCTACAAAAATCCGGGTTAATTAAGGGTGGAAGCTTAGAAAATGCTCTTGTGTGTGGGCCTGATGGTTGGCTAAATCCACCATTAAGATTTGCAAATGAGCCAGTACGTCATAAAATTTTGGATCTAGTAGGAGATTTGAGTTTACTAGGGCTTTTCCCCCATGCTCATTTTTTGGCATACAAAGCCAGCCACAATTTACATGTGCAACTGGCACAGAAAATTTGGGAATTGCGTTAG